Proteins encoded by one window of Cannabis sativa cultivar Pink pepper isolate KNU-18-1 chromosome 4, ASM2916894v1, whole genome shotgun sequence:
- the LOC115714735 gene encoding leucine-rich repeat receptor protein kinase HPCA1, producing MMEQKLQVFLLLVISQTWVVVYSNNQDFLGLKSLEWKNTPPNWGRKDPCEAKWDGIDCIDTRVTSVTLSSMGLEGQLSGDIEQLTELQTLDLSYNKKLTGPLPQSIGNLQKLTNLILVGCAFSGQIPGTIGSLKDLVFLSLNSNRFTGLIPPSIGSLSKLYWLDLADNQIEGTIPVSRGNTPGLDMLLHCKHFHFGKNKLTGSIPEKLFNSNMTLIHVLFDSNQLTGNIPSSLGLVKSLEVVRLDGNELNDTVPAKLKDLTNVTELILSDNKLSGVIPNLTSMSGLHYLDLSNNTFDKSDFPSWISTIESLTTLIMEDTKLQGPIPVDLFSLPNLETVILRKNKLNGTLDIGTSHGSHLNLIDLKNNEITEFRNSDEVNGIDIILVDNLICQETTESKANYCNTSVVSQLTNSSYVTPKKGCVPSPCSSDMISSPNCQCAYPYTGSLNFRAPSFSDLENTTYYQILENSLMTFFQKFEVRVDSIALSNPNKDVSEYLNIKLEVFPSGRDSFDRQEISDIGFALSNQTYKTPKTFGPFFFIADQYESYADSIEVPSDKSKSSKTSTGIIIGAAVGGLAAVLLLLLAGLYAFHQKKRAERATELSHPFGSWDPNSSSGAVPQLKGARWFSFEELKKYTNNFSAANDVGSGGYGKVYRGTLPTGELVAVKRSLKESMQGGVEFKTEIELLSRVHHKNLVTLVGFCFEQGEQILIYEYIPNGSLKDSLSGKSGIRLDWMKRLRVALGTARGLSYLHELANPTIIHRDIKSTNVLLDDRLNAKVADFGLSKLMMRDSDKDHVTTQVKGTMGYLDPEYYMTQQLTEKSDVYSFGVLMLELITAKKPIERGKYVVREIRLAMDKTKDLYNLHSFIDSNIGSGTRLVGFEKFVDMAMECVGDSGVDRPTMSEVVKEIEAIMKLAGLNPNADSEPTSTSYEYSSKMSSSNPYGEEAFDHSGTFPPSKIEPQ from the exons ATGATGGAACAAAAATTACAAGTCTTCCTGCTCCTTGTAATATCCCAAACATGGGTCGTTGTTTATTCAAACAATCAAGACT TTCTTGGTTTAAAGTCTCTTGAATGGAAGAACACGCCTCCTAATTGGGGGAGGAAAGATCCTTGTGAAGCTAAGTGGGATGGCATTGACTGCATCGACACTCGTGTTACTTCAGT AACATTATCAAGCATGGGGTTGGAAGGTCAGCTTTCAGGAGATATCGAACAGTTAACTGAACTACAGACTTT GGATTTGTCTTATAATAAGAAACTGACAGGACCACTCCCACAATCAATAGGGAATCTGCAGAAACTTACTAACTT AATCTTGGTTGGTTGCGCCTTCTCCGGTCAAATTCCTGGCACAATAGGATCTCTAAAGGATCTGGTCTTTCT ATCTCTGAACTCTAATCGCTTCACTGGTCTTATTCCACCATCCATTGGAAGTTTATCCAAACTTTATTGGCTAGATCTAGCAGACAACCAAATAGAGGGGACTATCCCGGTGTCTCGTGGGAACACACCTGGTCTTGACATGTTACTTCACTGCAAGCACTT CCATTTTGGAAAGAACAAGCTCACAGGCTCAATTCCAGAAAAGCTTTTCAACTCAAATATGACTTTGATACATGT GCTTTTCGATAGTAACCAATTGACTGGGAATATTCCTTCATCCCTTGGACTTGTTAAGAGTTTAGAGGTGGT GCGCCTTGATGGGAATGAATTAAATGACACTGTACCTGCAAAACTCAAGGATCTTACAAATGTTACTGAGCT GATCTTGTCTGATAACAAGCTGAGTGGTGTTATTCCTAACCTTACTAGCATGAGTGGCCTGCATTATCT AGATTTGAGCAACAACACTTTTGACAAGTCTGATTTTCCGTCATGGATTTCAACGATTGAGTCTTTGACAACATT AATAATGGAGGACACAAAACTTCAAGGACCAATCCCAGTTGACCTATTCAGTCTTCCAAATCTAGAGACTGT GATACTAAGGAAGAACAAACTCAATGGTACATTGGATATTGGTACATCCCATGGCTCACACCTGAACCTCATTGATTTGAAGAACAATGAAATTACTGAGTTTCGCAATAGTGATGAAGTGAATGGCATTGATATAAT ACTTGTGGATAACCTGATTTGTCAGGAAACAACAGAAAGCAAAGCAAATTACTGTAATACTTCTGTAGTTTCTCAGTTAACTAATTCTTCATATGTTACACCTAAAAAGGGCTGTGTTCCTAGTCCTTGCAGTTCAGATATGATTTCCAGCCCCAACTGCCAATGTGCTTATCCATACACAGGATCATTAAACTTCCGAGCTCCTTCTTTCTCAGACTTGGAGAACACAACTTACTACCAAATACTTGAGAATTCTCTCATGACCTTCTTTCAGAAGTTTGAAGTTCGTGTTGATTCTATTGCTTTGAGTAATCCCAACAAGGATGTCTCTGAATATCTTAATATAAAGCTAGAAGTATTCCCATCTGGCCGTGATAGTTTCGATCGACAAGAAATTTCAGATATAGGTTTTGCACTTAGCAACCAAACCTACAAGACCCCAAAAACTTTTGGTCCCTTCTTTTTTATTGCTGACCAGTATGAAAGCTATGCAG ACTCTATAGAAGTTCCTTCAGACAAAAGCAAGTCATCCAAGACGAGTACTGGCATCATCATTGGAGCAGCAGTTGGTGGTTTGGCTGCTGTGCTGTTATTACTTCTTGCAGGGCTGTATGCTTTCCACCAGAAGAAGAGAGCAGAAAGAGCCACTGAGCTGAGCCACCCTTTTG GGAGTTGGGATCCAAATTCGAGTAGTGGAGCAGTTCCACAGTTAAAGGGAGCAAGGTGGTTCTCTTTTGAAGAGCTCAAGAAATACACCAACAATTTTTCAGCTGCAAATGATGTTGGATCTGGGGGTTATGGGAAG GTTTACCGTGGAACTCTTCCCACTGGAGAATTGGTTGCTGTCAAAAGATCTCTAAAAGAGTCAATGCAGGGTGGAGTTGAGTTCAAAACTGAGATCGAACTTCTTTCAAGGGTTCATCACAAGAATCTTGTCACCCTTGTTGGATTTTGTTTTGAGCAAGGTGAACAAATATTGATCTACGAATATATACCAAATGGTTCTTTGAAGGATAGTCTTTCAG GTAAGTCTGGAATTAGATTGGACTGGATGAAAAGACTCCGAGTAGCTCTTGGTACTGCAAGAGGCCTTTCCTATCTTCATGAACTTGCCAATCCTACAATAATACACAGAGATATTAAATCAACCAATGTCCTTTTGGACGATCGCTTAAATGCAAAAGTTGCTGATTTTGGTCTCTCCAAGCTTATGATGAGGGATAGTGATAAGGATCATGTCACTACTCAAGTTAAAGGCACAATG GGTTACTTGGATCCAGAATATTACATGACACAACAGCTGACAGAGAAGAGTGATGTTTATAGTTTTGGAGTACTGATGTTGGAACTCATAACTGCGAAAAAACCTATAGAGCGAGGGAAATACGTCGTTAGAGAAATTCGATTAGCTATGGATAAAACTAAAGATCTATACAACCTTCACTCATTTATTGACTCTAATATAGGTTCAGGAACAAGATTGGTTGGCTTTGAAAAGTTTGTGGATATGGCAATGGAGTGTGTTGGAGATTCTGGAGTAGACAGGCCTACAATGAGTGAGGTGGTGAAAGAAATTGAAGCCATCATGAAGCTTGCTGGTTTGAATCCAAATGCTGATTCAGAACCCACATCTACAAGTTATGAGTATTCAAGTAAGATGAGCTCTTCCAATCCTTATGGTGAAGAAGCGTTTGATCATAGCGGAACCTTCCCGCCATCAAAGATAGAGCCTCAGTAG